A region from the Variovorax sp. V93 genome encodes:
- a CDS encoding tripartite tricarboxylate transporter permease has protein sequence MDIFNALMTGFAAAITPVNLLWCLVGCALGTAVGVLPGIGPAVAVAMLLPITGKVDITASMIFFSGIYYGAMYGGSTTSILLNTPGETASMVTAMEGNKMAKSGRAGAALATAAIGSFVAGTIATVIVTLFAPFVAEFAVKLGPPEYFLLMLLAFTTVSAVLGKSTLRGMTALFIGLAAGCVGLDQISGQGRYTGGIPELLDGIEIVLVAVGLFAVAEVLYAVLYEGKVVEDQNKLTRVHMTARDWKRSIPAWLRGTAIGTPFGCIPAGGTEIPTFLSYATEKKLAKDTDARAEFGTKGAIEGVAGPEAANNATVTAALIPLLTLGIPTSNTTAILLGAFQNYGIQPGPQLFTTSAALVWALIASLYIGNVMLLVLNLPMVGLWVKLLKIPKPQLYAGILIFATVGAYGMRQSAFDLFLLYGIGLLGVAMRRFDFPTAPVVVGMILGPLAEAQLRNAMSIGEGSASVFFQRPMSITLVVVIVAVLVLPRVAKRMSERKLARLAA, from the coding sequence ATGGACATTTTCAACGCACTCATGACGGGTTTCGCCGCGGCGATCACCCCTGTCAATCTTCTCTGGTGCCTGGTGGGCTGCGCGCTGGGCACGGCCGTGGGCGTGCTGCCGGGCATCGGCCCGGCGGTGGCGGTGGCCATGCTGCTGCCCATCACCGGCAAGGTCGACATCACGGCCTCGATGATCTTCTTCTCGGGCATCTACTACGGCGCCATGTACGGCGGCTCGACCACGTCCATCCTGCTCAACACGCCCGGCGAAACGGCCAGCATGGTGACGGCGATGGAAGGCAACAAGATGGCCAAGAGCGGCAGGGCGGGCGCGGCGCTTGCCACCGCCGCCATCGGCTCCTTCGTGGCCGGCACCATCGCCACCGTGATCGTCACGCTGTTCGCGCCGTTCGTGGCCGAGTTCGCCGTGAAGCTCGGCCCGCCCGAGTATTTCCTGCTGATGCTGCTGGCCTTCACCACGGTGAGCGCGGTGCTCGGCAAGAGCACGCTGCGCGGCATGACGGCGCTGTTCATCGGCCTGGCGGCCGGCTGCGTCGGCCTGGACCAGATCTCGGGCCAGGGCCGCTACACCGGCGGCATTCCCGAACTGCTCGACGGCATCGAGATCGTGCTGGTGGCCGTGGGCCTGTTCGCGGTGGCCGAGGTGCTGTACGCCGTGCTCTACGAGGGCAAGGTGGTCGAGGACCAGAACAAGCTGACCCGCGTTCACATGACGGCGCGCGACTGGAAGCGCTCGATTCCGGCATGGCTGCGCGGCACCGCCATCGGCACGCCGTTCGGCTGCATTCCGGCCGGCGGCACCGAGATTCCGACCTTCCTGAGCTATGCGACGGAAAAGAAGCTGGCCAAGGACACGGACGCCAGGGCCGAGTTCGGGACCAAGGGCGCCATCGAAGGCGTGGCCGGCCCCGAAGCCGCCAACAACGCCACGGTGACGGCGGCGCTGATCCCGCTGCTCACGCTTGGCATCCCCACCTCGAACACCACCGCCATCCTGCTCGGCGCGTTCCAGAACTACGGCATCCAGCCGGGGCCGCAGCTGTTCACCACGTCGGCTGCGCTGGTGTGGGCGCTGATCGCTTCGCTCTACATCGGCAACGTGATGCTGCTGGTGCTGAACCTGCCGATGGTGGGCCTGTGGGTCAAGCTGCTGAAGATTCCCAAGCCGCAGCTCTACGCCGGCATCCTGATCTTTGCGACGGTGGGGGCCTACGGCATGCGCCAGAGCGCATTCGACCTGTTCCTGCTCTACGGCATCGGCCTGCTCGGCGTGGCGATGCGGCGCTTCGACTTTCCGACCGCTCCCGTGGTGGTGGGCATGATTCTCGGGCCGCTGGCCGAGGCGCAGCTGCGCAACGCGATGTCCATCGGGGAGGGCAGTGCCTCGGTGTTCTTCCAGCGGCCGATGTCGATCACGCTGGTGGTCGTCATCGTGGCTGTGCTGGTGCTGCCGCGCGTTGCCAAGCGGATGAGCGAGCGGAAGCTGGCGAGGCTGGCGGCCTGA
- a CDS encoding efflux RND transporter periplasmic adaptor subunit, whose product MKRIKRSTLAIALLALVVIVAAAVWLTRKPANEAGTPAATKGKAGAPAARPTLTVTVAKAEPTELALTLAANGNVAAWQEASVGSESSGLKLAEVRVNVGDVVKKGQLLAVFSPETVRADIAQSRASLAEARATAADAAGNAARARTLQATGALSQQQINQYQTAEQTAKARVEAAEAVLAAQEVRGRNTQVLAPDDGVISSRTATVGSVVPAGTELFRLIRQGRLEWRAEVTSAELSRIAVGTTAFVVSASGAQVRGKVRSIAPTVDPQTRAALVYVDLPNVQQNTGIKAGMFARGDFELGRSSAPTVPQSSIVPRDGFNNVFVLQPDNRVVQLKVQTGRRVGERVEITSALPEGAQIVVQGAGFLNDGDLVRVVAPPAPAAAGARPAAAPASAAAGGQGNGEARARP is encoded by the coding sequence ATGAAAAGAATCAAACGCTCCACCCTTGCCATCGCGCTGCTGGCGCTGGTCGTCATCGTCGCCGCGGCCGTGTGGCTGACCCGCAAGCCCGCGAACGAAGCCGGCACGCCGGCCGCCACCAAGGGCAAGGCGGGTGCGCCGGCCGCTCGCCCGACGCTGACGGTCACCGTCGCCAAGGCCGAGCCCACCGAACTCGCGCTCACGCTTGCGGCCAACGGCAATGTGGCGGCCTGGCAGGAGGCCAGCGTGGGCTCCGAATCCAGCGGCCTCAAGCTCGCCGAAGTGCGCGTGAACGTGGGCGACGTGGTGAAGAAGGGCCAGCTGCTGGCCGTGTTCTCGCCCGAGACGGTGCGCGCGGACATCGCGCAATCGCGCGCCTCGCTCGCCGAGGCCAGGGCCACCGCGGCCGACGCCGCGGGCAACGCGGCGCGCGCGCGCACGCTGCAGGCCACCGGCGCACTGAGCCAGCAGCAGATCAACCAGTACCAGACGGCCGAGCAGACCGCCAAGGCGCGCGTCGAGGCCGCCGAAGCCGTGCTCGCGGCGCAGGAAGTGCGCGGCCGCAACACGCAGGTGCTGGCGCCCGACGACGGCGTGATCTCCTCGCGCACCGCCACGGTCGGCAGCGTGGTGCCCGCCGGCACCGAGCTGTTCCGCCTGATCCGCCAGGGCCGGCTCGAATGGCGCGCCGAAGTCACCTCGGCCGAGCTCAGCCGCATTGCCGTGGGCACCACCGCCTTCGTGGTCAGCGCGAGCGGCGCGCAGGTGCGCGGCAAGGTGCGCAGCATCGCGCCCACCGTCGATCCGCAGACCCGCGCGGCGCTGGTCTATGTCGACCTGCCGAACGTGCAGCAGAACACCGGCATCAAGGCCGGCATGTTCGCGCGCGGCGACTTCGAGTTGGGGCGCAGCTCCGCGCCCACCGTGCCGCAGAGTTCCATTGTTCCGCGCGACGGCTTCAACAACGTCTTCGTGCTGCAGCCCGACAACCGCGTGGTGCAGCTCAAGGTGCAGACCGGCCGCCGCGTCGGCGAGCGCGTGGAAATCACCAGCGCATTGCCCGAAGGCGCGCAGATCGTGGTGCAGGGCGCCGGCTTCCTGAACGACGGCGACCTGGTGCGCGTGGTGGCGCCGCCGGCCCCTGCGGCCGCGGGCGCCCGGCCTGCCGCAGCGCCGGCCTCGGCCGCCGCAGGCGGCCAGGGCAACGGCGAAGCGAGGGCACGCCCATGA
- a CDS encoding efflux transporter outer membrane subunit: protein MRRLRSIAALCLTLGLGLGLAGCGLTRPPATVEAPFPAQWHAPLPHGGSLASLADWWRQLDDPLLVELIAAAEAASPTLASAAARVAEARSTRVQAGAALLPNLDATASASRGVSGSSFGAGGAASSSSSSTAAVAPLTTLQAGLQSKWEIDLFGRLRADRDSAEQKFNSATAKWHDARVAVAAETANAYFAERACQQQLRVAESDARSRGETARLTDLSARAGFTAPADAALARASASDASGRLTQQRAQCAVQRKALVALSGIDEPTLERKLAASPAQRTLPAIGSIASVPAEAISQRPDVYAAELGVASASADVGSAEAERYPKLSISGSIGRMQIRTSGFRESLDTWTIGPVSLTVPLLDGGARAANSDAAKARYTEAVSLYRANVRQAVREVEEALVNLDATDARAADADAAVSNYQASFDATQARYQSGLASLFELEDSRRTLFAAQTARVSLQRERTEAWVALYRSMGGGWARPESPSMTSNPAAKVATSP, encoded by the coding sequence ATGAGACGACTCCGATCGATTGCCGCCCTCTGCCTGACACTGGGCCTTGGTCTCGGCCTTGCGGGCTGCGGCCTGACGCGTCCGCCAGCCACGGTCGAGGCGCCCTTCCCCGCGCAATGGCACGCGCCGCTGCCGCACGGCGGTTCGCTGGCGTCGCTCGCCGACTGGTGGCGCCAGCTCGACGATCCGCTGCTGGTCGAGCTGATCGCCGCGGCCGAGGCCGCAAGCCCCACTCTCGCAAGCGCCGCGGCGCGCGTGGCCGAGGCGCGTTCCACGCGCGTGCAGGCCGGCGCGGCGCTGCTGCCCAACCTGGACGCCACGGCCTCGGCGAGCCGCGGCGTCTCGGGCTCCTCCTTCGGCGCCGGCGGCGCGGCTTCCTCGTCCAGCAGCAGTACGGCCGCCGTCGCGCCGCTGACCACGCTGCAGGCCGGCCTGCAGTCCAAGTGGGAAATCGACCTGTTCGGCCGCCTGCGCGCCGACCGCGATTCGGCCGAGCAGAAGTTCAACAGCGCCACTGCCAAGTGGCACGACGCGCGCGTGGCCGTCGCGGCCGAAACGGCCAACGCCTACTTCGCCGAACGCGCCTGCCAGCAGCAGCTGCGCGTGGCCGAGTCCGATGCCAGATCGCGCGGCGAAACCGCGCGCCTCACCGACCTGTCGGCGCGCGCCGGCTTCACCGCGCCGGCCGATGCAGCGCTCGCGCGCGCCAGTGCCTCGGACGCCTCGGGTCGCCTGACCCAGCAGCGCGCCCAATGCGCGGTTCAGCGCAAGGCGCTGGTGGCGCTCAGTGGCATCGACGAGCCCACGCTTGAACGCAAGCTCGCCGCCTCGCCCGCGCAGCGCACGCTGCCCGCGATCGGCAGCATCGCCAGCGTGCCGGCCGAGGCGATCTCGCAGCGGCCCGACGTGTACGCGGCTGAGCTCGGCGTGGCGTCGGCCAGCGCCGATGTGGGCTCCGCCGAGGCCGAGCGCTATCCCAAGCTCAGCATCTCGGGCTCGATCGGCCGCATGCAGATCCGCACCAGCGGCTTCCGCGAATCGCTCGACACCTGGACCATCGGCCCGGTCTCGCTCACGGTGCCGCTGCTCGACGGCGGCGCCCGCGCGGCCAACAGCGACGCGGCCAAGGCGCGCTACACCGAAGCCGTGTCGCTCTACCGCGCGAACGTTCGGCAGGCGGTACGCGAGGTGGAGGAAGCGCTGGTCAACCTCGACGCCACCGACGCGCGCGCGGCCGATGCCGACGCCGCGGTGAGCAACTACCAGGCCTCGTTCGATGCCACCCAGGCGCGCTACCAGAGCGGCCTGGCCAGCCTGTTCGAGCTCGAGGATTCGCGCCGCACGCTCTTCGCCGCGCAGACCGCCCGCGTCTCGCTGCAGCGCGAACGCACCGAAGCCTGGGTGGCGCTCTACCGCTCGATGGGCGGCGGCTGGGCCCGCCCCGAATCGCCCTCAATGACTTCCAACCCGGCCGCCAAGGTCGCGACGTCGCCATGA
- a CDS encoding CerR family C-terminal domain-containing protein, with product MSASALQALSARAPRSDGVEARQRLLYAALALFAANGYAKTSTREIARAAGVNISAISYYFGDKAGLYAATFGEPMGGNAGDFISLYAAPELPLEEALRIFFTRMIEPLKQGEIVRQCIQLHLREMLEPTSQWAEEMERDIKGPHNAIARVLCRRLGLARPDDDVHRLSFAITGLAMQLFVSQDLVEAIRPSLLNTPRSVDTWAQRLTGYAVALVEAEALRRQTAARPAAAPARSGRKKT from the coding sequence ATGAGCGCCTCCGCCCTGCAAGCACTTTCCGCCCGCGCGCCGCGCAGCGACGGCGTCGAAGCACGCCAGCGCCTGCTCTACGCCGCCCTGGCGCTGTTCGCCGCCAACGGCTACGCCAAGACCTCGACCCGCGAGATCGCGCGCGCCGCGGGCGTGAACATCTCGGCCATCAGCTATTACTTCGGCGACAAGGCCGGCTTGTATGCCGCCACCTTCGGCGAGCCGATGGGCGGCAACGCGGGCGATTTCATCTCGCTCTATGCCGCGCCCGAGCTGCCGCTGGAAGAGGCGCTGCGGATCTTCTTCACGCGCATGATCGAGCCCCTCAAGCAGGGAGAGATCGTGCGCCAGTGCATCCAGCTGCACCTGCGCGAAATGCTCGAGCCGACCAGCCAGTGGGCCGAGGAGATGGAGCGCGACATCAAGGGCCCGCACAATGCCATTGCCCGCGTGCTGTGCCGGCGCCTGGGCCTCGCGCGGCCCGACGACGACGTGCACCGGCTGAGCTTTGCCATCACCGGCCTGGCGATGCAGCTTTTCGTGAGCCAGGACCTTGTCGAGGCGATACGCCCCTCCCTGCTGAACACGCCGCGCAGCGTGGACACCTGGGCCCAGCGCCTCACGGGCTATGCCGTCGCGCTGGTCGAGGCCGAAGCCCTGCGCCGCCAAACCGCCGCCAGGCCCGCGGCCGCGCCTGCCCGTTCAGGGAGAAAGAAGACATGA
- a CDS encoding peptidoglycan-binding protein codes for MIRPTLRFGSTGADVSLLQSALNLWMASRLAQLVPDGQFGSKTTSKVKEYQGFCKLVPDAIVGPKTWGMLEALIAQLVGMATPPPGDKPASALGDRVVAAAEAALLRWGWTTSSQPGPSNERIAAALCANPASPQRPRQGGMGLQKIFQDANAAGAYISRCPTITAAAVSKWQEMDAGNWRNANDLCAWCGIFCIYVYRTAGVHVPGGWAQHGKNVFDSTVFRRITDYSTVFPGCIGVVSGIAPGGRNHHFIVTSNGNDRMESIDGNAFGPDRNDKSKGNKSVIARNEYSYAALRQETAYFLAPVSAA; via the coding sequence ATGATTCGACCCACCCTGCGATTCGGCTCAACAGGCGCCGATGTTTCGCTGCTGCAATCGGCCCTGAACCTGTGGATGGCCTCCAGGCTTGCGCAGTTGGTGCCCGACGGACAGTTCGGATCCAAGACCACGTCGAAGGTGAAGGAATACCAGGGATTCTGCAAGCTCGTGCCCGACGCCATCGTCGGGCCGAAGACCTGGGGCATGCTCGAAGCGCTGATCGCCCAGCTCGTCGGAATGGCAACGCCGCCGCCCGGCGACAAGCCTGCGTCGGCGCTGGGCGACCGCGTGGTCGCGGCGGCGGAGGCGGCGCTGCTCAGATGGGGCTGGACGACCTCGTCCCAGCCCGGTCCGAGCAATGAGCGCATTGCCGCGGCGCTGTGCGCCAATCCGGCGAGCCCGCAGCGTCCGCGCCAGGGCGGCATGGGGCTGCAGAAGATCTTCCAGGATGCGAACGCCGCCGGCGCCTACATCAGCCGCTGCCCCACCATCACCGCGGCGGCGGTGTCGAAATGGCAGGAAATGGACGCCGGCAATTGGCGCAACGCCAACGACCTGTGCGCCTGGTGCGGCATCTTCTGCATCTACGTGTACCGCACCGCCGGCGTCCATGTGCCGGGCGGCTGGGCCCAGCACGGCAAGAACGTGTTCGACAGCACGGTGTTCCGCCGGATCACAGACTATTCGACCGTGTTTCCGGGCTGCATCGGCGTGGTGAGCGGCATCGCCCCGGGCGGACGCAATCACCACTTCATCGTCACCTCGAACGGCAACGACCGGATGGAGAGCATCGACGGCAACGCCTTCGGCCCCGACCGCAACGACAAGAGCAAGGGCAACAAGAGCGTGATCGCGCGCAACGAGTACAGCTACGCCGCGCTCAGGCAGGAGACGGCGTACTTCCTCGCGCCCGTGTCGGCGGCTTGA
- a CDS encoding efflux RND transporter permease subunit: protein MNVSAWSIRNPIPAVMLFVLLTFGGLLSFNAMKVQNFPDIDLPTVTVSASLPGAAPSQLETDVARKLENSIATVQGLKHITTKVQDGAATLIVEFRLEKPVQEAVDDVRSAVQRVRADLPADVRDPVVTKLDFAAQPVLAFTIASSRMDAEALSWFVDNDITKKLLALPGVGAVNRVGGVTRQVHVDLDPAKLQALGASAADISRQLRQVQTESAGGRIDLGGSEQPVRTLATVQSADQLADMQIALSDGRRIRLDQVARISDTIAEPRAAALLNGKPVVGFEVARSRGASEVEVGRAIQKALAELRAQRPDIELTEAFNFVEPVEEEYEGSLHLLYEGAILAVIVVWLFLRDWRATFVSAVALPMSVIPAFIGMHLLGFSVNVISLLALSLVVGILVDDAIVEVENIVRHLRMGKSPYEAAMEAADEIGLAVIATTFTLIAVFLPTAFMSGVAGKFFKQFGWTASLAVFASLVVARMLTPMMAAYILKPVVGAEKEPRWLTAYMRAVEWSTHHRFKTMVLATLFFFGSLAMIPLLKTGFIPPDDNSQTQIYLSLAPGSTLAQTTAAAEETRNRVMKIDHVRSVYTTVAGGSAGGDPFANFGTPETRKATLTIKLDERGDRPRKQVIENQIRAALETLPGVRSTVGLGGSGEKYILALTGEDPAALASAASAVEKDLRTVPGLGNITSTASLIRPEIAVRPDFARAADLGVTSSAIAETLRVATLGDYDQALAKLNLAQRQVPIVVKLEDSARQNLELLGRLSVPGARGPVMLSQVASLTMEGGPAVIDRYDRSRNVNFEIELSGVGLGDAKAAVTALPSIQKLPPGVRVTEVGDAEVMTELFNSFGLAMLTGVLCIYIVLVLLFKDFLHPVTILCALPLALGGAFVGLLIGQKALSMPSLIGLIMLMGIATKNSILLVEYAIVARRDHGMSRWDALRDACHKRARPIIMTTLAMGAGMLPIAVGLGTADSSFRSPMAMAVIGGLITSTVLSLLVVPAVFTYVDDIEHWMRRTVRKLRGQPADPHIDDDLVETPPRPAA, encoded by the coding sequence ATGAACGTCTCCGCATGGTCCATCCGCAACCCGATTCCGGCGGTGATGCTGTTCGTGCTGCTCACCTTCGGCGGGCTGCTGTCCTTCAACGCCATGAAGGTGCAGAACTTTCCGGACATCGACCTGCCGACCGTGACGGTCTCGGCATCGCTGCCCGGCGCGGCGCCTTCGCAGCTGGAGACCGACGTCGCGCGCAAGCTCGAGAACTCCATTGCCACGGTGCAGGGCCTCAAGCACATCACCACCAAGGTGCAGGACGGCGCCGCCACGCTGATCGTCGAGTTCCGCCTCGAGAAGCCGGTGCAGGAAGCCGTGGACGACGTGCGCTCCGCGGTGCAGCGCGTGCGCGCCGACCTGCCGGCCGACGTGCGCGACCCGGTGGTCACCAAGCTCGACTTCGCAGCCCAGCCGGTGCTGGCCTTCACCATCGCCTCGTCGCGCATGGACGCCGAGGCACTGAGCTGGTTCGTGGACAACGACATCACCAAGAAGCTGCTCGCGCTGCCCGGCGTGGGCGCGGTGAACCGCGTGGGCGGCGTCACGCGCCAGGTGCACGTCGATCTCGACCCGGCCAAGCTGCAGGCATTGGGGGCTTCAGCGGCCGACATCTCGCGCCAGTTGCGCCAGGTGCAGACCGAAAGCGCGGGCGGCCGCATCGACCTGGGCGGCAGCGAGCAGCCGGTGCGCACCCTGGCCACCGTGCAGTCGGCCGACCAGCTGGCCGACATGCAGATTGCGCTTTCCGACGGCCGCCGCATCCGGCTCGACCAGGTGGCGCGCATCAGCGACACCATTGCCGAGCCGCGCGCCGCGGCGCTGCTCAACGGCAAGCCGGTGGTCGGCTTCGAAGTGGCGCGCAGCCGCGGCGCGAGCGAGGTCGAGGTGGGCCGCGCGATCCAGAAGGCGTTGGCCGAACTGCGCGCGCAGCGCCCCGACATCGAGCTGACCGAGGCCTTCAATTTCGTCGAGCCGGTGGAAGAAGAGTACGAAGGCTCGCTGCACCTGCTGTACGAGGGCGCAATCCTGGCCGTGATCGTGGTGTGGCTGTTCCTGCGCGACTGGCGCGCCACCTTCGTCTCGGCCGTGGCGCTGCCGATGTCGGTGATTCCGGCCTTCATCGGCATGCACCTGCTGGGCTTTTCGGTCAACGTGATCTCGCTGCTCGCGCTCTCGCTGGTGGTCGGCATCTTGGTGGACGACGCTATCGTGGAGGTGGAGAACATCGTGCGCCACCTGCGCATGGGCAAGTCGCCCTACGAGGCGGCCATGGAAGCGGCCGACGAGATCGGGCTGGCGGTGATCGCCACCACCTTCACGCTGATCGCGGTGTTCCTGCCCACCGCCTTCATGAGCGGCGTGGCCGGCAAGTTCTTCAAGCAGTTCGGCTGGACCGCCTCGCTCGCGGTGTTCGCGTCGCTGGTGGTGGCACGGATGCTCACGCCCATGATGGCGGCCTACATCCTGAAGCCGGTGGTGGGGGCCGAGAAGGAGCCGCGCTGGCTCACGGCCTACATGCGCGCGGTGGAATGGAGCACGCACCACCGCTTCAAGACGATGGTGCTCGCCACCCTCTTCTTCTTCGGCTCGCTGGCGATGATTCCGCTGCTGAAGACCGGCTTCATCCCGCCTGACGACAACTCGCAGACGCAGATCTACCTGTCGCTGGCGCCCGGCTCCACGCTCGCGCAGACCACCGCGGCCGCGGAGGAAACGCGCAATCGCGTGATGAAGATCGACCATGTGCGCAGCGTCTACACCACCGTCGCCGGCGGCAGCGCGGGCGGCGATCCGTTCGCCAACTTCGGCACGCCCGAAACGCGCAAGGCCACGCTCACCATCAAGCTCGACGAGCGCGGCGACCGTCCGCGCAAGCAGGTGATCGAGAACCAGATCCGCGCCGCGCTCGAAACGCTGCCCGGCGTGCGCAGCACCGTGGGCCTGGGCGGCTCGGGCGAAAAATACATCCTCGCGCTCACGGGTGAAGACCCCGCGGCGCTGGCCAGCGCCGCCAGCGCGGTCGAGAAAGACCTGCGTACGGTGCCCGGCCTCGGCAACATCACTTCCACCGCGAGCCTGATCCGCCCCGAGATCGCCGTGCGCCCGGACTTCGCGCGCGCCGCCGACCTGGGCGTGACCAGCTCGGCCATCGCCGAGACGCTGCGCGTGGCCACGCTGGGCGACTACGACCAGGCACTGGCCAAGCTCAACCTCGCGCAGCGGCAGGTGCCCATCGTGGTGAAGCTCGAAGACTCGGCGCGGCAGAACCTCGAGCTGCTCGGCCGCCTCTCGGTGCCCGGCGCGCGCGGCCCGGTCATGCTGAGCCAGGTGGCCTCGCTGACGATGGAAGGCGGCCCGGCTGTCATCGACCGCTACGACCGTTCGCGCAACGTCAATTTCGAGATCGAGCTCTCGGGCGTGGGCCTGGGCGACGCCAAGGCCGCGGTCACCGCGCTGCCCTCGATCCAGAAGCTGCCGCCCGGCGTGCGCGTGACCGAGGTGGGTGACGCGGAAGTGATGACGGAGCTGTTCAACAGCTTCGGCCTCGCGATGCTCACGGGCGTGCTGTGCATCTACATCGTGCTGGTGCTGCTGTTCAAGGACTTCCTGCATCCGGTGACGATCCTCTGCGCGCTGCCGCTGGCGCTCGGCGGTGCCTTCGTGGGTTTGCTGATCGGGCAGAAGGCGCTGTCGATGCCGTCGCTGATCGGCCTGATCATGCTGATGGGCATCGCCACCAAGAACTCGATCCTGCTGGTGGAATACGCCATCGTGGCGCGCCGCGACCACGGCATGAGCCGCTGGGACGCGCTGCGCGACGCCTGCCACAAGCGGGCACGGCCCATCATCATGACCACGCTCGCGATGGGCGCCGGCATGCTGCCGATTGCCGTGGGCCTGGGCACTGCCGATTCGAGCTTCCGCTCGCCGATGGCGATGGCGGTGATCGGCGGATTGATCACTTCGACCGTGCTGAGCCTCCTGGTGGTGCCGGCGGTGTTCACCTACGTGGACGACATCGAGCACTGGATGCGGCGGACCGTGCGCAAGCTGCGGGGGCAGCCGGCCGATCCGCATATCGACGACGACCTGGTCGAGACGCCGCCCCGTCCCGCGGCCTGA